The genomic segment GTTAAAATGGTGACCAGACTACCAAGCGTGCCCCCATGAACCTGACGTCACTTTCGGCCATTTCCCCCATTGATGGCCGCTATGCGGTTAAAACCGTTGCCCTGCGCGCCATTTTTTCGGAGTACGGCCTGATCCGCTACCGGGTCATGAGTGAGGTGCGCTGGCTGCAGGCACTGGCGGCGCACCCCGGCATTCCGGAAGTCCCGGCACTGTCGCCCGCCGCCGTGGCCAAGCTCGACACCCTGGTCGACAACTTCAACATCGATGACGCGCAGCGGGTCAAAACGATTGAAGAGACCACCAACCACGACGTGAAAGCCGTCGAATACTTCCTCAAGGAAAAAGTGGCTTCACAGCCCGAGCTGGCCGCGATCAAGGAATTCATCCACTTCGCCTGTACCTCGGAAGACATCAACAACCTCGCTCACGCGCTCATGCTGCGTGACGCCCGCAAGCAGGTGCTGCTGCCGCTGATCGACCGTACGCTCAAGGCCTTCGAGGCACTTGCACGCAGCTATTCAGAACAACCGATGCTCTCGCGCACTCACGGCCAACCGGCGTCGCCGACGACTTTGGGTAAAGAGATGGTGATCTTCAAAGCACGCCTGGCTCGGCAGCGTGAGCAGCTCGCCGCCGTGCCACTGCTGGCCAAAATGAATGGCGCAGTGGGCAATTACAACGCCCACCTCGCCGCGTATCCCGAGGTCGACTGGGCAGCGTTTTCTGCCGGTGTGATTGGTGGCCTTGGGCTCACCCCCAGTCCGGCCACCACCCAGATCGAGCCACACGATTACATCGCCGAGTACTTCCATGCGCTGACGCGCGCCAACACCATCTTGGTCGACTTCGCTCGGGATGTCTGGGGTTACATCTCGCTGGGCTACTTCAAGCAACGCACCGTCGCTGGCGAAGTTGGCAGTTCGACCATGCCGCACAAGGTCAACCCCATCGACTTCGAAAACGCCGAGGGCAACTTCGGCATGGGCAACGCGGTGCTGACCTTCCTCGCCGAAAAACTACCGGTGTCCCGCTGGCAGCGCGACCTCACCGACTCGACCACCTTGCGCAACCTCGGCGTCGGCATTGCCCACACGGTCGTCGGCTATGAGTCCCTGTTGAAGGGGATTGGCAAGCTCGAGGCCGACGCGTGGCGCATGGGGCAAGACCTTGACCAGAACTGGGAGGTGCTGGGCGAGGCCATCCAGACGGTCATGCGCCGGTATGGCCTGCCAGAGCCTTACGAGCAGCTCAAGCGCCTGACCCGCGGCACAAGGTTGGGTCGCGACGCACTGCGCGGCTTTATCCAGACGCTGGATCTGCCCGATGCCGAGAAAGCGCGCCTGATGGCCATGACCCCAGGCGACTATGTGGGCAATGCCAAGGAGCAGGCGGAAAATCTCTAAGGCTTTTCAGTGCTCGGGCGCGACCGGCTCGCGCCCGATGACCTGCTCACGAACGTGCTCGGGAATCCGCTCGGTTCTCTGTGTCTGGTAGTTGAACCAGACCAGCACGCCTTCGGTCACCGCGACCAGGTCATCTCCGTTGAACATCGCCGCTTCGGTGACCATGCTGCTGCCACCAAGACGGCGAATGCGAAAGCCGATGTCCAAGGACGCCGGGTGCTTCAACTGGGCAATGAAATCGCACGCCAAACGGCCGAGGATGAACCCGTACTCGTGCCAGAACTTGGGGTCGTCACGCCACAGCGACTGAAAGTAAGCCAGACGTGCGTCTTCATCGAACACGTAAAAGCGCGTGTTGTTGACGTGCCCCAACTGGTCGTGGTCGCCCCATCGCGTCGGCACCGCGTGCCAAAAACCATACTGCGCCCGGTCAATTTGCATGCGCGCCATGCCCACCTCAGGCGCGAAGACGCGCGCGGTCGATCTGCTTCACGTCGCGGCGATAACCCATCAGGTTCACGGCACCGAACACGACGCACAGGCCAACAT from the Polycyclovorans algicola TG408 genome contains:
- the purB gene encoding adenylosuccinate lyase, which produces MNLTSLSAISPIDGRYAVKTVALRAIFSEYGLIRYRVMSEVRWLQALAAHPGIPEVPALSPAAVAKLDTLVDNFNIDDAQRVKTIEETTNHDVKAVEYFLKEKVASQPELAAIKEFIHFACTSEDINNLAHALMLRDARKQVLLPLIDRTLKAFEALARSYSEQPMLSRTHGQPASPTTLGKEMVIFKARLARQREQLAAVPLLAKMNGAVGNYNAHLAAYPEVDWAAFSAGVIGGLGLTPSPATTQIEPHDYIAEYFHALTRANTILVDFARDVWGYISLGYFKQRTVAGEVGSSTMPHKVNPIDFENAEGNFGMGNAVLTFLAEKLPVSRWQRDLTDSTTLRNLGVGIAHTVVGYESLLKGIGKLEADAWRMGQDLDQNWEVLGEAIQTVMRRYGLPEPYEQLKRLTRGTRLGRDALRGFIQTLDLPDAEKARLMAMTPGDYVGNAKEQAENL
- a CDS encoding acyl-CoA thioesterase, giving the protein MARMQIDRAQYGFWHAVPTRWGDHDQLGHVNNTRFYVFDEDARLAYFQSLWRDDPKFWHEYGFILGRLACDFIAQLKHPASLDIGFRIRRLGGSSMVTEAAMFNGDDLVAVTEGVLVWFNYQTQRTERIPEHVREQVIGREPVAPEH